In Streptomyces sp. NBC_00683, the DNA window CGTTCCAGGTGGCGGTCTGGGTGTACGTGGCGGTGCAGCTGCCGGTGCCGCCGCCGTCGCCGCCACCGGTGGATCCGCCGAGCGCGGCGAGCACCGCGTCGTACGCCGGCTTCTTGTTGTAGTTGCCGTCGAACAGGAGCGGAGTGCCGCTGCTGCGCCACGAGTACTTGTCCGTGACTCCCCAGACGGTGATACCGGTGCAGCGTGACACGGCCTGGCAGGCGTTCACCACCTTGGTGTAGCTGGCGGCCTGTGCCGAGCCGGACCCCTCGATGTCCAGCTCGGTGATCTGCACGTCGACGCCGAGAGCGGCGAAGCGCTGAAGGTTGGCCTGGAAGTCGCTAGGGACGGGGGAGTTGCTGTTGAAGTGCGACTGGAAGCCCACGCAGTCGATCGGCACACCGCGCTGCTTGAAGTCCTTGACCATGTCGTAGACCGCGTTGCTCTTCGCGTTCTGGCCGTCGGTGTTGTAGTCGTTGTAACAGAGCTTGGCGTTGGCATCCACCGTGCGGGCGGTGCGGAACGCCTCCTCTATGAAGCCGTTGCCGAGCTTGTCCTGGAACGGCGAACTGCGCCGTGCGCCGCTGCTGCCGTCCTGGAAGGCCTCGTTCACCACGTCCCAGGAGTGGATCTTGCCCTTGTAGTGCGTCATCACCTGGGTGATGTGGTTGTTCATCGCCGTACGCAGATCTGCGGTTCCCAGGCCGCCGACCCAGCCGGGAAGCTGGGAGTGCCACACGAGCGTGTGTCCGCGGACCTTCATGCCCTTGCTCTGGGCGCGGCTGACGATCTGGTCGGCGGACGAGAAGTTGAACGAGTTGCGGGTGCTCTCGACCGCATCCCACTTCATCTCGTTCTCGGGCGTCACCGAGTCGAACTGGGCGTCCAGCGTGGACGCGTACTGCGCCTCGCCGAGGTGGTTGGCGGCCACCGCGGTACCGAAGTACCGGCCCTTGGCCGCAGCGGCGTCGCCGAGTGCGCCGACGGCCTCGGCCGTACCGGCGAGGGAGACCACGCCCGCCGCGGCGAGGACGCCCGCCGTGATGAGCGAGACCGCCCGTCTGGCACGGGCCGGCAGGTGCGGACGGGTGAAGGTGTCGCCGGGGGACTTCTTGGCCATCACGTTTCCAGCCTCTTCTTCCGGTTGCCGGGCGGAGTGAACTGGGTGCCCGGGTGTGGGGGTTCGGACCGTTCGAGGTGCTGTGCAGCCGCCGCGGGTGCACCCGGTGGGCGCTCCCGCGGCGGGAGGACGAGCGTTGGAGCAGGGGGCGCGTGGGAGAGTATGCGCTCAACGTGACGAACCGTCAACGCCACATTTCCGAAATATTTCCGAGCGAATAACCGCTCATCTGTGAGCGGGCGGTGACATGACCTGCGCAGACGGTGTGACTTCGGTGCGTATGGGAATTCATCCGGCAGAGCCTCCCGTAATCGCCGTCGAGCATTACGAAAGATGTTCATGACGGTCTGCGAAAGTTTCGGTGCCGGAAATGGCGGAGCGCGGACCCCCTCGGGGCGGCCCGCGCTCAACGTCCGTCTCCTGTGCTCCTCGCGCCGACGCGCGCGTCCTCAACTGCTGCTGAGGGAAAGCCCGATCACGACGCCCGCCGACACGGACACCCTGCCCGGCGTCAGATCGCCCTCGCCGCCGCCGTTCTGCCCGCCGTGGCCGCGGTAGTTCTGCAGCTGCTCCGAGTCCACGTCCTTGATGTGGATCACGGGTCCGAGCCGCACATCGGCCGCCTCGGCATACAGGGCCGCCTTCTCCCGCGCCGCGGCGACGGCCGCCGTGCGCGCCCGGGCGCGCAGCTCCTTCTTCGTGCTCACGTCGAACTCGACACCCTTGACCTGGTTGGCCCCGGCATCGACCACGTCGATGAGAACGGTCTCCAGGATGTCCAGTTCCCGCAGCTCGATCACGAACGAGGCGGTGCACTCGTAGCCGAGGAACTTGCGCTCGTCGCCGTAGCTCCACCGGGACGACAGGTTCAGCCGCGACGTCGACACCGCGGCCTCGGGCACCCCGTGCCCGCGCAGGACCTCCCGGATCCGGTTCACACCGCTCCGGGTGGCGGCGAAAGCCTCACCGGGCTTGTTCCTGGTCTGCTCGATCGCGACGCGGAGGCGTGCCAGGTCGGGCGCGGCATCCACGCTGGCCGCACCGAACACCGACACGCCCCACGGGGCATCTATGGACTGGGTTCCGTTCATACCGTCATCCAAGCAGCCGGACCGCTCAGTCGGCGGAGAGAATCCAGCCCGTGGTCTCGATGCGGCCGGAGTCGCCGGGCCTGTCCCCGTCGAAGAGCGTGCGGCCGCCGTCCCGGACCCGTACACCGTCGACGTACGCACCGCGCCCGACGTACAACTGGTCGGTGGTGTACCGCCATCGCAGCACGACCTCCGTGCCGCGCCAGGCGGCCAGGTCCGCCTCGAGACGATGCCAGGCCCGGCCCGACCAGCCGGACACCGAGCCCGCCGGGTGCGGCTCGGGCTGCGGAGGGCGGCCTCCGTCCGCCGGTACGGTCGTGAACGGCACGGGCAGCCACGTCGCCCCGGAATCCGAGGACGCCTCCAGGCGCAGGGAGTCCGAGCCCGGCTCGGTGTCCCACCAGAGCGCACAGCTCAGCACCGCGTGCGCGGACGCCGGACGCAGCGCCGGCAGGGCGAGCGTGGCGGTCGAGGCGCTCGCCATGCCGGAGAACCAGGCGGTACGCCCATGGGCGGGACGGACAGGAACGGCGCGCGCCATCCGGTTGGCCGCCGCCACCCGCGGCGCACTGCCCGAGCGCCAGGTGCGCACGGGGTGCACCGAGTTGCCGAGGACGATCAGGAACGAGTCCGTCGTCGGATCGAGGACCAGGCTCGTGCCGGTGAAACCGGTGTGTCCCGCGGTGCGCGGCGTGGCCATCGCACCCATGTACCAGTGCTGGTAGAGCTCGAAGCCCAGGCCGTGCTCGTCGCCCGGGAACGCGGTGTTGAAGTCGGTGAACATCAGCTCCACGGAGTCCTCGGACAGGATCCGGGTCCTGCCGTAGACACCCCCGTTGAGCAGCGTGCGGGCCAGGACCGCCAGATCCCAGGCGCAGGAGAAGACCCCCGCGTGCCCGGCGACGCCGTCCAGGCTGAAGGCGTTCTCGTCGTGGACCTCGCCCCAGACCAGCCCTCGCTCCAGGCCGGACCAGGGCAGCCGGGAATCCTCGGTGGCGGCGATCTTCGGCTTCCACGAAGCGGGCGGGTTGTAGCGGGTGCGGTGCATCCCGAGCGGAGCGGTGATCTCCTCGCGGAGCAGGACGTCCTGGGTGCGGCCGGTGATCTTTTCCAGGACCAGCTGCAGCGAGATCAGATTGAGGTCGGAGTAGAGGTACTTCGTGCCGGGGGCGGAGGCCGGCACCTCGTTCCACAGCAGACGGAGCTTCCCCTCCCTGGTCGGCTCCTTGAAGAGCGGGATCCAGGACCGGAAGCCCGAGGTGTGCGTGAGGAGCTGGCGGATGGTCACGTCCTGCTTGCCGCCGCCCGCGAAGTCCGGCAGATAGGAGGCGACCGTCGCCTCCAGCTCCAGCGCACCCCGCTCGATCTGCTGAACGGCCAGGATCGAGGTGAACAGCTTGGACACCGACGCCAGGTCGAAGACGGTGTCCTCGGCCATCGCGATCTGCTGGTCCGCGGGGAACTCCACGCCGGTGTCGGTCTTCTCGTCGTACGCCGCGTAGCGCACCGCCTTGCCGATGGGCCGGTGCAGGGCCACGGTGCCGCCACGTCCGGCGAGCAGCACGGCCCCCGCGTACCAGGGGTGCTTGGGGGAGTCGGCGAGATACGTCTCCGCGTCGGCGACGAGCTGGTCGAGCGGCTCGGACAGCAGCCCCGCGCGCTCGGCCGAACCGCGGCGCAATGTGGGTCCGCCCTGCCCCGACCTCATACCCGTACCAGCTCCCGACTGTGTGCCCACCTCCGCCCCGCGCTCGGCGGCCGCTGCCGCGAAGGGCATCGGCGCGAGGGCGAGGGCTCCGCCCAGCGCCAGTATCCCGCCGCCCAGCCTCCGACGGCTCATTCCCCTGCCCGACACGTCCCCGGCCATCCGGAACCCCTTCCCCTGATATGGAAAGCACTTGCGCGAAAGTAACTTTCGAAATCTCGTCCGAGTCTGAAACTTCCTGCCGAAGCAGAGATTACTGTCACGCCCGCCGTCCCGTACGCCTCTGACGGGCAGAAGAATCTGACGCAACATCAGGAAGCGCTGTGCGTGCGGATCACGGTGCATTGGCGATCGCGAAGACGCCGGT includes these proteins:
- a CDS encoding endo-1,4-beta-xylanase gives rise to the protein MAKKSPGDTFTRPHLPARARRAVSLITAGVLAAAGVVSLAGTAEAVGALGDAAAAKGRYFGTAVAANHLGEAQYASTLDAQFDSVTPENEMKWDAVESTRNSFNFSSADQIVSRAQSKGMKVRGHTLVWHSQLPGWVGGLGTADLRTAMNNHITQVMTHYKGKIHSWDVVNEAFQDGSSGARRSSPFQDKLGNGFIEEAFRTARTVDANAKLCYNDYNTDGQNAKSNAVYDMVKDFKQRGVPIDCVGFQSHFNSNSPVPSDFQANLQRFAALGVDVQITELDIEGSGSAQAASYTKVVNACQAVSRCTGITVWGVTDKYSWRSSGTPLLFDGNYNKKPAYDAVLAALGGSTGGGDGGGTGSCTATYTQTATWNGGYNGQVTIKAGSSAISTWTVPVTVVSPQKVSATWNGSPTWDSSGNVMTMKPSNNGNLAAGASTSFGFTVATNGNTSAPAVGSCTAS
- a CDS encoding SIMPL domain-containing protein, producing the protein MNGTQSIDAPWGVSVFGAASVDAAPDLARLRVAIEQTRNKPGEAFAATRSGVNRIREVLRGHGVPEAAVSTSRLNLSSRWSYGDERKFLGYECTASFVIELRELDILETVLIDVVDAGANQVKGVEFDVSTKKELRARARTAAVAAAREKAALYAEAADVRLGPVIHIKDVDSEQLQNYRGHGGQNGGGEGDLTPGRVSVSAGVVIGLSLSSS
- a CDS encoding serine hydrolase, translating into MAGDVSGRGMSRRRLGGGILALGGALALAPMPFAAAAAERGAEVGTQSGAGTGMRSGQGGPTLRRGSAERAGLLSEPLDQLVADAETYLADSPKHPWYAGAVLLAGRGGTVALHRPIGKAVRYAAYDEKTDTGVEFPADQQIAMAEDTVFDLASVSKLFTSILAVQQIERGALELEATVASYLPDFAGGGKQDVTIRQLLTHTSGFRSWIPLFKEPTREGKLRLLWNEVPASAPGTKYLYSDLNLISLQLVLEKITGRTQDVLLREEITAPLGMHRTRYNPPASWKPKIAATEDSRLPWSGLERGLVWGEVHDENAFSLDGVAGHAGVFSCAWDLAVLARTLLNGGVYGRTRILSEDSVELMFTDFNTAFPGDEHGLGFELYQHWYMGAMATPRTAGHTGFTGTSLVLDPTTDSFLIVLGNSVHPVRTWRSGSAPRVAAANRMARAVPVRPAHGRTAWFSGMASASTATLALPALRPASAHAVLSCALWWDTEPGSDSLRLEASSDSGATWLPVPFTTVPADGGRPPQPEPHPAGSVSGWSGRAWHRLEADLAAWRGTEVVLRWRYTTDQLYVGRGAYVDGVRVRDGGRTLFDGDRPGDSGRIETTGWILSAD